A stretch of Cicer arietinum cultivar CDC Frontier isolate Library 1 chromosome 5, Cicar.CDCFrontier_v2.0, whole genome shotgun sequence DNA encodes these proteins:
- the LOC140920338 gene encoding uncharacterized protein translates to MFLKSAKEIWEAVKETYSKAKDAAQIYDVKVKTVAAKQGNRSVIEYANQLKSLWMELDHYRVIKAQCSEDSTILKEYIEQDRVYDFLVGLNPEYDQVRIQVMGKEKVLGLNEVVPIIRSEESRRGLMLETLTTESSAMIAEGGTILVANQRKSGVPNMEKKHEEIWCTHYNKSRHTREKCWKLHGKPPSREWGPKGGPPKKGGQGQAHIANGQSEEFVQLNHEEIERVRSFLSKLEKPTDTPFTHYWILDSGATDHMTPLPKYFSTYSPCPSNKKISTADGTLITATGQGEDNNSGRTIGHAREWNGLYYMDDPNMPTKSCSLISESIMTNKEKAQLYH, encoded by the exons ATGTTCcttaaatcagcaaaggaaatttGGGAGGCAGTAAAGGAAACTTATTCTAAGGCCAAGGATGCTGCTCAAATTTATGATGTAAAGGTAAAAACCGTGGCTGCCAAACAGGGAAACAGATCAGTTATAGAATATGCCAATCAACTCAAGTCTCTATGGATGGAATTGGACCATTATCGAGTTATAAAAGCACAGTGTTCAGAAGACTCAACAATCCTTAAGGAGTATATTGAACAAGATAGAGTCTATGATTTTTTGGTAGGCCTGAATCCTGAATATGACCAGGTCCGAATCCAAGTCATGGGAAAAGAGAAAGTCCTCGGGCTTAATGAAGTGGTACCCATTATCCGGAGTGAAGAAAGCAGGAGAGGACTGATGCTGGAGACCTTAACCACTGAAAGCTCCGCAATGATAGCTGAAGGAGGAACAATCCTGGTTGCTAACCAGAGGAAAAGTGGAGTTCCAAATATGGAGAAAAAACACGAGGAGATCTGGTGTACCCACTATAACAAGTCGCGCCACACAAGAGAGAAGTGCTGGAAATTACATGGAAAACCCCCAAGCCGAGAATGGGGGCCGAAAGGAGGCCCTCCAAAAAAAGGAGGGCAAGGGCAAGCACACATTGCTAATGGACAAAGTGAAGAATTTGTCCAGCTGAATCATGAAGAGATAGAACGGGTAAGATCCTTCCTTAGTAAATTGGAGAAGCCCACAG ATACACCATTTACACATTACTGGATATTAGACTCTGGAGCCACTGACCATATGACCCCTCTACCCAAATACTTCTCCACATATTCCCCATGTCCTAGCAACAAGAAAATTTCCACAGCAGATGGAACCCTTATAACTGCAACAGGACAAGGAGAG GACAATAACTCGGGGAGGACGATTGGACATGCTAGAGAATGGAATGGCCTATACTACATGGACGATCCTAACATGCCTACCAAGAGCTGCTCTCTCATATCTGAATCTATCATGACCAATAAAGAGAAAGCTCAACTATACCATTGA